The genomic DNA AACCGGCACGCCCTCGAAGGGGCAGCGAGGTTTAAGCTCGCCGTGTCTGCATTCCACCATCCGGGCAGGCCATGGGCTCCGCTACGCGTGCCTTGAGCCTATCGGGACGCTCCTCCCGGCCTCGGGCGGGACGGCCGATGTTGTCTTATTTTATTGGCGCCTGAGGGAGCATCAGTTACCAGGGCAGGCCAACAGCACATGCCAACAGCCTTGCGTGCGACTGTCCGCGCCGTATGCGGAATGACGGGATTTCACCGTCTCGACGAGGGCGCCCGCCCCGTTCTCGCGCGCCCCGCCGTCGGGGTCGCCGTCATCCGCAGGTATGACACCGGCCCGGCCCGTCCGACCGAAGTCGCCCCCCTGAACCGGAACAGCGGCTGACTACAGGGCGGCGTACGGCCGGGACGATGGATGACATCCCCGAGCACACGCCGTGCCGACCGCACACGCCGTGCCGGCCGCACACGCGGTGCCCACCGCACACGCCGTACCGACAGGAGCGCCCTTCCCGTGACCACCGCACCCATCGCCGACCGGTCCACCCTCGTGGCCGCGCGCGCCACGGAGCTTTCCAAGATCTACGGCCAGGGCGAGACCCAGGTGGTCGCCCTGGACCGGGTCTCCATCGACTTCCGGCAGGCCGAGCTCACCGCGATCATGGGGCCCTCCGGCTCCGGCAAGTCCACGCTGATGCACTGTGTCGCGGGCCTGGACACCTTCTCGTCCGGCTCGGTGCGCATCGGCGAGACCGAGCTGGGCTCGCTCAAGGACAAGCAGCTCACCAAGCTGCGCCGGGACAAGATCGGCTTCATCTTCCAGGCGTTCAACCTGCTGCCGACGCTGACCGCGCTGGAGAACATCACCCTTCCGATGGACATCGCGGGCCGCAAGCCCGACAAGCAGTGGGTGGACTCCGTGATCCAGATGGTCGGGCTGTCCGGACGTCTCGGGCACCGGCCCGCCCAGCTCTCCGGCGGACAGCAGCAGCGGGTCGCCGTGGCCCGGGCGCTGGCCTCCCGGCCGGAGATCATCTTCGGTGACGAGCCGACCGGAAACCTCGACTCCCGTTCCGGCGCCGAGGTCCTCGGCTTCC from Streptomyces sp. CB09001 includes the following:
- a CDS encoding ABC transporter ATP-binding protein, producing MTTAPIADRSTLVAARATELSKIYGQGETQVVALDRVSIDFRQAELTAIMGPSGSGKSTLMHCVAGLDTFSSGSVRIGETELGSLKDKQLTKLRRDKIGFIFQAFNLLPTLTALENITLPMDIAGRKPDKQWVDSVIQMVGLSGRLGHRPAQLSGGQQQRVAVARALASRPEIIFGDEPTGNLDSRSGAEVLGFLRNSVRELGQTVVMVTHDPVAAAYADRVVFLADGRIVDELYGPTADSVLDRMKRFDAKGRTS